One Maribacter dokdonensis DSW-8 genomic region harbors:
- a CDS encoding YraN family protein: protein MGKHNEFGKEGEQLAVDFLIKNGYVICYKNYRYLKAEIDIIARKDDVLAIVEVRSRSSDFLENIAETVTPKKIKLLVMAADHYVNENNMDVEVRFDIITILKNTKQFQLEHIESAFLHF, encoded by the coding sequence ATGGGAAAACATAACGAATTTGGAAAGGAAGGAGAACAATTAGCGGTAGACTTCCTTATAAAGAATGGGTATGTCATTTGCTACAAAAATTATAGGTACTTAAAGGCGGAAATAGACATTATCGCTAGAAAGGATGATGTGCTGGCCATTGTTGAAGTCCGATCAAGAAGCTCAGATTTTCTAGAGAATATTGCTGAAACGGTTACACCGAAAAAAATAAAACTATTGGTCATGGCAGCTGACCATTATGTTAACGAGAATAATATGGATGTTGAGGTTCGATTTGATATTATTACCATCCTTAAAAATACCAAACAATTTCAACTTGAACATATAGAATCTGCATTCTTGCATTTTTGA
- a CDS encoding TlpA family protein disulfide reductase encodes MRVFLRFCIFFITISIQAQGSISGNFSPAKDFKWLIAYELTSNGERYSKDTAVKDGAFTLEMPLTAQAGMYRLVYAVPQDEFYIDIIYDKKEEVKFNFDLQDGLTITNSIENKWYNEYFSKITTAQDRLLEYYELGKDSKKEYMALLKELQTLQDTYEENHANTIAHKFIKANRSYLPTEYENLETFLKNKKQHHFDHLTINDPILQGSNFLTDKFASYVFSALPVNITTKEQLFTEVIKNVNVTASKIANTSTGFQVRSFHQLWNIADANGMAEVQDYIFKNYLKKAAIANNDQKLVDELEMASRLRIGAISPNITWEINGKKRSLSTIDPAENYLLIFWSSTCSHCLKELPTLHKELKEYEDLKVIAVGLEDDAINWKKVSATLPAFNHAIALGKWESDYAKTFGIQSTPTYFILDSEKRFLAKPESDKEVVEFLEN; translated from the coding sequence ATGAGAGTATTTTTACGTTTTTGCATCTTTTTTATTACCATAAGTATACAAGCGCAAGGTTCTATAAGCGGCAATTTTTCCCCGGCAAAAGATTTTAAATGGCTTATTGCCTATGAGCTCACCTCCAATGGTGAACGCTACAGTAAAGACACCGCTGTTAAAGACGGTGCATTTACCTTAGAAATGCCCTTGACCGCACAGGCAGGCATGTACAGACTAGTTTATGCAGTACCACAAGATGAGTTTTATATTGATATCATCTATGATAAAAAAGAAGAGGTAAAATTCAATTTTGACCTTCAAGATGGGTTGACCATAACCAACTCAATAGAAAATAAATGGTACAATGAATATTTTTCAAAAATAACAACTGCACAAGACCGTTTATTGGAATATTATGAGCTAGGCAAAGATTCAAAAAAAGAATACATGGCCCTTCTTAAAGAGTTACAAACACTACAAGATACATACGAGGAGAACCATGCCAATACTATTGCTCATAAATTCATAAAGGCCAACCGTAGTTATTTGCCCACGGAATATGAGAATCTAGAAACCTTCCTGAAAAATAAAAAACAGCATCATTTTGATCATTTAACTATCAATGATCCTATACTACAGGGCTCTAATTTTTTGACCGATAAATTTGCCAGTTACGTTTTCTCAGCATTACCGGTGAATATTACCACCAAAGAACAATTATTTACAGAAGTCATTAAAAATGTAAATGTTACCGCTTCTAAAATTGCGAATACATCTACAGGTTTTCAAGTAAGATCATTTCACCAATTATGGAATATTGCGGATGCCAACGGTATGGCAGAAGTTCAAGATTACATTTTTAAAAATTATTTGAAAAAAGCAGCAATAGCTAACAATGACCAAAAACTTGTAGATGAACTAGAAATGGCTTCACGATTAAGAATTGGTGCAATATCTCCTAATATAACCTGGGAAATCAATGGTAAGAAGAGATCACTTTCAACCATTGACCCAGCAGAAAACTACTTACTTATTTTTTGGAGCAGCACATGTTCTCACTGTCTAAAAGAACTACCTACACTTCATAAAGAACTTAAAGAATATGAAGATTTAAAGGTAATAGCCGTTGGTTTAGAGGACGATGCCATTAATTGGAAAAAAGTATCTGCCACATTACCTGCATTTAACCACGCCATTGCTTTAGGCAAATGGGAAAGTGATTATGCCAAAACCTTTGGTATTCAAAGTACACCAACCTATTTTATCTTGGATAGCGAAAAGCGATTTTTAGCTAAACCAGAATCTGATAAAGAGGTGGTTGAATTTCTAGAAAATTAA
- a CDS encoding TerB family tellurite resistance protein, translated as MEFDISEKLAIVHLIDSVIVADGKVHEGEINALSKFMPIIDFDSNFLIQARTIDIDQSVLILKEMTEDKKSKLAEILEEVAISDGYVHEKESDVIRHVFSEIGVSKKA; from the coding sequence ATGGAATTTGACATCTCAGAAAAATTGGCGATCGTCCATCTTATAGACTCTGTAATCGTTGCAGACGGTAAAGTACATGAAGGTGAAATTAATGCCCTTAGCAAATTTATGCCCATTATTGATTTTGATAGTAATTTCTTAATTCAGGCACGTACCATAGACATTGATCAAAGTGTACTTATTCTAAAGGAAATGACTGAAGATAAAAAAAGTAAACTGGCAGAAATCTTAGAAGAAGTCGCTATTTCAGATGGCTATGTGCATGAAAAGGAAAGTGATGTAATACGTCATGTATTTTCAGAGATAGGCGTTTCTAAAAAAGCTTAA
- a CDS encoding serine hydrolase domain-containing protein, with amino-acid sequence MKKVLLPLLALLIVCSCKEEPKGKAPEKVIIHNKIITTTVKARIDSVLNAFVQSGNIAGASALIFENGEEVYYNAFGYADIALEKPMQRNTIVQIYSMTKPITGTALMTLFEQGKFKLDDPLSKYIPEFENMTVYAGVDENGKMKTEPLKREISIRDLTRHTAGFPNRDDIPGLSKLFRKADAMNRENTLTQMAEKMAKVPLWFQPGAQWEYGPSVDVQALLVERISGIPYGEYVQQHVLSPLKMDETRYFVPKKDRDRFSKLYIRKGEGELVKDTTTYSNYTAHWPLTRGGSGLTSTLDDYMRFAQMLVHQGSLDSVQVLQPETVKLMATNHLPDSVTKRSWLPSKGQVGFGIDFAVRVAPPKTPEENNGVVGEFYWDGAASTLFWVDPVNQLTAVLFVQLFPYDQIGLHKQFRDAVYGPYPF; translated from the coding sequence ATGAAAAAAGTTCTACTCCCACTACTCGCCTTATTGATTGTTTGCTCTTGTAAAGAAGAACCTAAGGGCAAAGCACCTGAGAAAGTTATAATCCATAACAAAATAATTACCACTACTGTAAAAGCAAGAATAGACTCGGTACTCAACGCTTTCGTACAATCTGGAAATATTGCCGGTGCTTCTGCACTCATTTTTGAAAATGGAGAAGAGGTATATTATAATGCTTTTGGTTATGCCGATATCGCATTAGAAAAACCAATGCAAAGAAATACTATAGTTCAAATATACTCCATGACCAAGCCAATTACGGGTACGGCTCTAATGACTTTATTTGAGCAGGGAAAATTCAAACTAGATGACCCTTTATCAAAGTACATTCCCGAGTTTGAAAATATGACCGTGTATGCTGGTGTAGATGAAAATGGCAAAATGAAAACCGAACCACTTAAGAGAGAAATTTCAATTAGAGATCTAACCAGGCATACCGCTGGTTTTCCCAACAGGGACGACATTCCTGGTCTAAGCAAGTTATTTCGCAAGGCAGATGCTATGAATAGAGAAAATACACTTACTCAAATGGCGGAAAAAATGGCAAAAGTACCTTTATGGTTTCAGCCAGGTGCACAATGGGAATATGGTCCCAGTGTAGATGTACAAGCTTTATTGGTAGAAAGAATTTCAGGAATCCCCTACGGTGAATACGTACAACAACATGTATTATCTCCTTTAAAAATGGATGAAACCAGATATTTCGTACCTAAAAAAGATAGAGATAGATTCTCAAAATTATATATTAGAAAAGGTGAAGGTGAGTTAGTTAAAGATACTACAACCTATAGTAATTATACGGCACATTGGCCACTTACACGTGGTGGCTCTGGACTTACCTCAACCTTAGATGATTATATGCGTTTTGCACAAATGCTAGTCCATCAAGGAAGTTTAGATAGCGTACAGGTATTACAACCAGAAACGGTAAAACTTATGGCTACCAACCACTTGCCTGATAGTGTTACCAAACGTTCTTGGTTGCCCAGCAAAGGTCAGGTTGGTTTTGGCATTGACTTTGCCGTTAGGGTGGCACCACCAAAAACGCCAGAAGAAAATAACGGTGTGGTTGGCGAATTTTATTGGGACGGTGCAGCGTCTACCTTATTTTGGGTAGACCCCGTAAATCAATTAACGGCTGTATTGTTCGTACAACTTTTTCCTTATGACCAGATAGGGTTACATAAGCAATTTAGAGATGCAGTATATGGTCCTTACCCCTTTTAA
- a CDS encoding tellurite resistance TerB family protein — MMNYTKEEKLAVVKMVDYVILADSKVAPAEMQFLTQLMDRFTFDSFFIGQARNLNKDLAYKILSAMSLPKKKALAQLLDEVALSDGFVHEKEILKISEALGHMEIEKELS; from the coding sequence ATGATGAATTATACAAAGGAAGAAAAGCTAGCTGTGGTAAAAATGGTTGACTATGTTATTTTAGCCGATAGCAAGGTTGCTCCTGCAGAAATGCAATTTCTTACCCAACTAATGGATCGCTTTACTTTTGACAGTTTCTTTATAGGTCAAGCCCGTAATTTAAATAAAGATTTAGCCTATAAGATTTTAAGTGCAATGTCCCTGCCCAAAAAAAAGGCTCTTGCCCAACTCTTAGATGAAGTTGCATTATCAGATGGCTTTGTACATGAAAAAGAAATACTAAAAATTTCAGAGGCTCTTGGCCACATGGAAATTGAAAAAGAATTATCATAA
- a CDS encoding DUF1800 domain-containing protein, translating to MEYFINCNTSTLAPYTANLDQLRASHLYRRLGFSASVATIDQATGQNAGTLVDQLVDEALNMPTITAPTWATWTNANYPEDDDASNQLKREQKNEFQLAYANSLLNNNLRDRLSFFWSNHFVTELEVYNCNSYLYEYIECLQRNSIGNFRTFTREIGLTNAMLYYLDGVYNNGNNPNENYARELYELFTLGEGNAYTEEDIIETAKALSGYVERGEIGCSPVAFDATKHDAGSKTILGQTGNWGYDDVINILFEQRAPEIAEFICRKLYEFFVHPDSRDDANNAQVIIDGMAATLVSNDFELAPVLRLLFKSQHFFDDEAIGVIIKSPVDFYFNTLNESGFAYTDTNVAEMVNYSALLSQEIFEPFDVAGWQRDRSWINTNFMIGRWLTIESILENFYMADNEQFRSFGLEISGNAGLTSSNPDEVARLIIDFILSKGLLNEDEYAKAFTIFRSDVEDVYYEGGNQESWTLATWPQAPFQVYLLFQYLARQPEFQLK from the coding sequence ATGGAATATTTCATTAATTGTAATACTTCTACTCTTGCTCCGTATACAGCTAATTTAGACCAGCTTAGAGCATCTCATTTATATAGACGATTAGGGTTTAGCGCCTCTGTCGCCACTATAGACCAAGCTACGGGACAAAATGCCGGCACCTTGGTTGATCAGTTGGTTGATGAAGCGTTGAATATGCCCACGATAACTGCTCCTACCTGGGCTACATGGACTAATGCGAATTATCCTGAAGATGATGATGCCAGTAATCAATTAAAGAGAGAACAGAAGAACGAGTTTCAGCTAGCATATGCCAATAGCTTGTTGAACAATAATTTAAGAGATAGGTTAAGCTTTTTTTGGAGTAACCATTTTGTTACGGAATTAGAGGTGTATAACTGCAACTCCTATTTATATGAATATATAGAATGTTTACAAAGAAACTCAATAGGTAATTTTAGAACCTTTACCAGAGAAATAGGGCTTACAAATGCCATGTTGTATTACCTAGATGGTGTATATAACAATGGTAACAACCCCAATGAGAATTATGCAAGGGAGTTGTATGAGCTCTTTACTTTAGGTGAGGGCAACGCTTATACGGAAGAAGATATTATTGAAACTGCCAAGGCTTTGAGCGGTTATGTAGAACGTGGTGAAATTGGTTGTTCTCCAGTAGCCTTTGATGCTACCAAGCACGATGCCGGTAGTAAAACCATTTTGGGCCAAACAGGTAATTGGGGCTATGATGATGTCATCAATATTCTTTTTGAGCAAAGGGCTCCTGAAATAGCCGAATTTATTTGTAGAAAACTATACGAATTCTTTGTTCACCCAGACTCTAGGGATGATGCCAATAACGCACAAGTTATAATCGATGGCATGGCAGCTACTTTAGTCTCCAATGATTTTGAATTAGCACCGGTTCTAAGACTTTTATTCAAGAGTCAACATTTTTTTGATGATGAAGCTATTGGGGTTATTATAAAGAGCCCTGTAGATTTCTATTTTAACACGCTCAACGAATCTGGTTTTGCTTATACCGATACCAATGTAGCCGAAATGGTAAATTATAGCGCATTGCTAAGTCAAGAGATATTTGAACCATTTGATGTTGCCGGTTGGCAAAGAGACCGATCTTGGATCAACACTAATTTTATGATTGGGAGATGGCTTACCATAGAGAGTATTTTAGAGAATTTCTACATGGCCGATAATGAACAATTTAGGTCTTTTGGTTTAGAAATATCCGGTAATGCAGGCTTAACCAGTTCTAACCCAGATGAAGTTGCAAGGCTAATAATCGATTTTATTCTCTCCAAAGGACTTTTAAATGAAGATGAATATGCCAAAGCGTTTACAATTTTCAGGAGTGATGTTGAAGATGTGTATTATGAAGGTGGCAACCAAGAATCTTGGACCTTGGCCACTTGGCCACAAGCACCTTTTCAAGTATATCTACTTTTTCAATATTTAGCGAGACAACCTGAGTTTCAATTAAAATAA
- the mfd gene encoding transcription-repair coupling factor, whose protein sequence is MSHSSIQQRYAQSPQIGKLQNAIAESEQSGTKNIQLKGLVGSSLSFVLSSIFESEDRPFLAIFNDKEEAAYYLNDLERLIGEDHVLFYPGSYRRPYQIEETDNANVLLRAEVLNRINSRKKPAVIVTYPDALFEKVVTRKELDKNTLKMKLGDTLSLDFLNEILFEYKFKRVDFITEPGEFSVRGGIVDVYSFSNDEPYRIEFFGDEIDSIRTFDVESQLSKEKIKSITIVPNMADKFLVEKRQSFLTYVASKTLVFAKNTDLLYDRLDDFFGKAKEAFTKLSKDIKHAEPEELFMGGNEFREQLSGFTVLSQDAHKDAPNLVEFHSKPQPSFNKKFDLLIENLNGYKDKEYTNFIFCASEQQAKRFHDIFEEVNQQVHYQTIVSPLFQGFIDDDQKLVCYTDHQIFERYHKFHLKNGYAKKQAITLKELNKLEIGDYVTHIDHGIGKFGGLQKIDVEGKKQEAIKLMYGERDILYVSIHSLHKISKFNGKDGAPPKIYKLGSGAWKKIKDKTKSRVKKIAFNLIKVYAKRRLEKGFQYNPDSYLQNELEASFIYEDTPDQSSATEDVKRDMESERPMDRLICGDVGFGKTEVAIRAAFKAVDNGKQVAVLVPTTILAFQHHRTFSERLKDMPVTVDYLNRFRTAKEKKETIQRLGEGKVDIIIGTHQLVNKNVQFKDLGLLIVDEEQKFGVAVKDKLKSIKENVDVLTLTATPIPRTLQFSLMAARDLSTITTAPPNRYPIESQVIRFNEETIRDAVSYEIERGGQVFFIHNRIENIKEVAGMIQRLVPDAKVGIGHGQMDGKKLEALMLGFMNSEFDVLVSTTIVESGLDVTNANTIFINNANNFGLSDLHQMRGRVGRGNKKAFCYFITPPYEVMTTDARKRIEALEQFTELGSGFNIAMKDLEIRGAGDLLGGEQSGFINEIGFETYQKILAEAIEELKENEFKDLYDEVEGKQEKIFVKETQIDSDFELLFPDDYINNITERLTLYTELNQVKDEEALQKFEAQLVDRFGELPDEAQDLLNSVRIKWIANSIGLEKIVMKQGKMIGYFISDQQSAFYQTSTFTKVLQYVQSHAQQCKIKEKQTRNGLRLLLVFDSIRSIDRAYLALRPFESKEKTTV, encoded by the coding sequence TTGAGTCATTCTTCTATCCAACAACGGTATGCCCAGTCTCCCCAAATAGGGAAACTGCAAAACGCTATTGCCGAATCTGAACAATCAGGAACAAAAAATATTCAACTGAAAGGTCTTGTAGGGTCATCGTTATCCTTTGTACTTTCTAGTATTTTCGAATCTGAAGACCGACCGTTTTTGGCGATATTCAATGATAAAGAAGAGGCGGCCTACTACCTTAACGATCTAGAACGGTTAATTGGTGAAGACCATGTGCTATTCTACCCGGGCAGCTATAGAAGACCTTATCAAATTGAAGAAACAGACAATGCCAATGTGCTTTTACGGGCAGAGGTATTGAACAGAATAAATTCCAGAAAAAAACCTGCGGTAATTGTCACCTACCCAGATGCGCTGTTCGAAAAAGTGGTCACCAGAAAAGAATTGGACAAGAATACCCTAAAAATGAAGTTAGGGGATACGCTTTCTTTAGACTTTTTAAATGAAATACTTTTTGAGTATAAGTTTAAACGCGTAGATTTCATAACAGAACCTGGTGAGTTTTCAGTTAGGGGCGGTATTGTAGATGTCTATTCGTTTTCTAACGATGAACCCTATAGAATTGAATTTTTTGGAGATGAAATAGACAGCATACGTACTTTCGATGTAGAGTCGCAGCTTTCAAAAGAGAAGATAAAATCAATTACCATAGTGCCAAATATGGCGGATAAGTTTTTGGTTGAAAAACGCCAAAGCTTTTTAACCTATGTTGCCTCTAAAACATTGGTATTTGCTAAAAACACCGATTTATTATATGACAGATTAGATGATTTCTTCGGCAAAGCAAAGGAAGCATTTACAAAACTCTCAAAAGATATAAAACATGCCGAGCCCGAAGAACTTTTTATGGGAGGCAATGAATTTAGGGAGCAACTTTCCGGTTTTACGGTTTTAAGTCAAGATGCCCATAAAGATGCGCCCAATCTTGTTGAATTTCACTCAAAACCTCAACCATCTTTCAATAAAAAGTTCGATTTATTAATCGAAAACTTAAATGGTTATAAAGACAAAGAATACACCAATTTTATATTCTGTGCCAGTGAACAGCAGGCAAAACGTTTTCATGACATTTTTGAAGAAGTAAACCAACAGGTTCATTACCAAACCATTGTTTCTCCCCTTTTTCAAGGCTTTATAGATGACGACCAAAAACTGGTTTGCTATACTGACCATCAAATATTTGAACGTTACCATAAATTCCACTTAAAGAACGGTTATGCCAAAAAACAGGCCATAACGTTAAAAGAGCTGAACAAGCTTGAAATTGGTGATTATGTAACCCATATTGACCACGGAATTGGAAAATTCGGCGGATTACAAAAAATAGATGTTGAAGGTAAAAAGCAAGAAGCCATTAAATTAATGTACGGCGAACGAGATATTTTATACGTAAGCATACATTCTTTACATAAAATATCCAAGTTCAACGGTAAGGATGGTGCTCCGCCAAAAATTTACAAACTTGGTTCTGGTGCTTGGAAAAAAATAAAGGATAAGACAAAATCCAGGGTCAAGAAAATTGCCTTCAACCTTATTAAGGTCTATGCAAAAAGAAGATTGGAAAAAGGGTTCCAATATAATCCAGACAGTTATTTACAGAATGAACTAGAAGCTTCGTTCATCTACGAAGACACGCCCGATCAAAGTTCAGCTACCGAAGACGTAAAGCGCGATATGGAAAGTGAACGCCCTATGGACCGTTTAATATGTGGCGATGTAGGTTTCGGTAAAACCGAGGTAGCCATAAGGGCCGCGTTCAAAGCAGTGGATAATGGCAAGCAAGTTGCTGTTTTGGTACCAACTACTATTTTGGCTTTTCAACATCACAGAACTTTTTCCGAACGTTTAAAAGATATGCCGGTAACCGTAGATTATTTAAATAGGTTTAGAACGGCAAAAGAGAAAAAAGAGACCATTCAACGTTTAGGTGAGGGCAAAGTAGATATTATTATTGGTACGCATCAACTGGTCAACAAAAATGTCCAATTCAAAGATTTGGGACTTTTAATTGTAGATGAAGAACAAAAATTTGGGGTTGCCGTAAAAGACAAATTAAAATCAATTAAAGAAAATGTAGATGTTTTAACGTTGACGGCTACTCCAATACCAAGAACACTTCAGTTTAGTTTGATGGCAGCCAGAGATTTATCTACCATAACCACAGCACCACCAAATAGATACCCTATTGAAAGTCAGGTAATTCGTTTTAACGAAGAAACTATTAGGGATGCGGTAAGCTATGAGATTGAAAGAGGTGGACAAGTCTTCTTTATCCACAACCGTATTGAAAACATAAAAGAAGTGGCCGGTATGATCCAGAGATTGGTACCCGATGCAAAAGTAGGTATTGGCCACGGTCAAATGGACGGTAAAAAACTAGAGGCGTTAATGCTTGGTTTTATGAACAGTGAATTTGACGTTCTGGTTTCAACAACAATTGTGGAAAGCGGTTTAGATGTAACCAATGCCAATACAATTTTCATTAACAACGCCAATAACTTTGGTTTAAGTGATTTACACCAAATGCGTGGTAGAGTTGGTCGTGGTAATAAAAAGGCATTCTGCTATTTTATTACTCCGCCGTACGAAGTAATGACAACCGATGCCCGCAAACGAATTGAGGCTTTAGAACAATTTACAGAACTGGGCAGTGGTTTTAACATTGCCATGAAAGATTTGGAGATTAGAGGCGCGGGAGACCTATTAGGTGGTGAGCAAAGCGGATTTATCAATGAAATTGGTTTTGAAACCTATCAAAAAATTCTTGCCGAAGCCATTGAAGAATTAAAAGAAAATGAATTTAAAGACCTTTATGATGAAGTTGAAGGCAAGCAAGAAAAGATATTTGTAAAAGAAACACAGATAGATTCTGATTTTGAATTACTCTTCCCGGATGACTACATCAATAATATAACAGAAAGACTAACGTTATATACAGAACTGAATCAAGTAAAGGATGAGGAAGCCCTTCAAAAATTTGAAGCACAGCTTGTAGACCGTTTTGGCGAATTGCCCGATGAAGCTCAAGATTTACTGAATTCAGTACGTATAAAATGGATTGCTAACAGCATTGGTTTAGAGAAAATTGTAATGAAACAAGGTAAAATGATCGGTTATTTTATAAGTGACCAACAATCGGCCTTTTATCAAACTTCAACATTTACCAAAGTATTACAATATGTACAATCACATGCTCAGCAATGCAAGATCAAAGAAAAACAGACCCGTAACGGTCTAAGACTTTTATTGGTTTTTGATAGTATAAGATCAATTGACAGAGCTTATTTAGCATTAAGACCCTTTGAAAGTAAAGAAAAAACAACAGTATAA
- the yiaK gene encoding 3-dehydro-L-gulonate 2-dehydrogenase, which yields MNHTIVSSQEMQTVLATLFTKYNFPQEQAKTLARIHTESTIDGIYSHGINRIPVFIDYVKKGLINIDTTASKVTAMGSIERWDGNRASGVLNAIKCTNRAVDMAKTHGMGLVALKNTNHWMRGGTYAWQAAEKGCISILFTNTIPNMPAWGGKENKIGNNPLVIGIPRKNGHVVLDMALSQYSFGKMQSLALNDQDLPFDGGWDNDGNLSKDPKAIIYSGKALPFGYWKGSALSMILDMLATLLSAGNSTYKIGLEKDETALSQVFLCIDPSTFKDTEIQEKLLNEIIGFTHDSSPISKGDRTYYPGERTLKQRSKSIKEGMQVNTVIWKKIHELIA from the coding sequence TTGAACCACACCATAGTTTCTTCACAAGAAATGCAAACTGTATTGGCGACTTTGTTCACCAAATACAATTTTCCACAAGAACAGGCAAAAACATTGGCCCGTATACATACCGAAAGCACAATTGATGGCATATATTCCCATGGTATCAATAGAATACCCGTATTTATAGATTACGTAAAAAAGGGGTTAATTAATATAGACACCACAGCAAGTAAAGTTACTGCTATGGGAAGTATAGAAAGATGGGATGGCAACCGTGCATCTGGCGTACTCAACGCCATAAAATGTACGAACAGGGCTGTTGATATGGCTAAAACGCACGGCATGGGCTTAGTTGCCCTTAAAAATACCAATCATTGGATGCGCGGTGGCACTTATGCCTGGCAAGCAGCTGAAAAAGGATGCATCTCTATACTTTTTACAAACACCATACCTAATATGCCAGCTTGGGGCGGAAAAGAAAATAAGATTGGCAATAACCCATTAGTAATTGGTATTCCACGTAAAAATGGACATGTAGTTTTAGACATGGCACTATCACAATACTCTTTCGGGAAAATGCAAAGTTTAGCTTTAAACGACCAAGATTTACCTTTTGACGGTGGATGGGATAATGATGGAAATTTAAGTAAAGACCCAAAAGCCATTATTTATTCTGGTAAGGCATTACCCTTTGGCTATTGGAAAGGATCTGCACTATCAATGATTTTAGATATGTTGGCCACTTTATTGTCAGCAGGAAACTCAACGTATAAAATAGGGTTAGAAAAAGATGAAACCGCGTTATCACAAGTATTTCTATGCATAGACCCATCAACCTTTAAGGATACAGAAATTCAAGAAAAACTACTAAACGAAATTATTGGTTTTACCCATGACAGCAGTCCAATCTCAAAGGGAGACAGAACCTACTACCCAGGGGAAAGAACTTTAAAACAAAGGTCAAAATCCATTAAAGAAGGAATGCAGGTCAACACGGTAATATGGAAAAAAATTCATGAGCTTATTGCGTAA